One Aphis gossypii isolate Hap1 unplaced genomic scaffold, ASM2018417v2 Contig00083, whole genome shotgun sequence genomic region harbors:
- the LOC126553148 gene encoding uncharacterized protein LOC126553148: protein MKIHLIKACKNTPLQVKEELSDKKVPVLTAETNIIQRDLYQPSTSQSLSFVRESTPLSQSQNDSMPADLSMYVPDQTIIRQIEKKKSKVRDLLQGKEKIDTLLARAIFTSGIPLSIVEHKSWKQLFYTIRPSYKLPNRKTLSTTLLEKEFLLQKFKVENKIAESKCLSIQCDGWSNLRQEGIINFVITTPEPFFVDFIDTDGKRHTAEYLASQIITVINKYNPKKFVAFISDNASNIVKAAEIVQNKFEHMLMLTCVCHTLNLLVKDIFKCDQLQTFDTKVVSIIKTIKYSQRLSHKIRKISKEKNINVFVQLPVKTRWQSHLICYKNLFKLKQVLKLVAIDEDVAILFKDHIYTILLESFWKNVDSMIQLIEPIVNAITLLEGDKPIIHKVYPTVKNLKLKNIVKPVHITAHLLNPETLGNDLTNEEHIDVSEFINNFGMNSYDLNDEDCLTEIIYYKNKEGLYSKTFLWKTVSKLEPLIWWKSFNSRLSKLAQKILSIPVSSAATERSFSSFANIHSKKRNRLLTERAAKLTYISHNSKTLDRNKNDEDDNDSEIEDFTQNETTPFILQHGNSSHHREKSFNLNFTQEESDLDFESSETEIEQFSLHDTDTSLGFSCTDHDSDQDY from the exons atgaaaatacacttaataaaAGCATGTAAAAATACACCACTTCAAGTGAAAGAAGAATTAAGTGACAAAAAGGTGCCGGTATTAACTGcagaaacaaatattattcaaagag ATCTTTATCAACCATCTACTTCCCAAAGTTTATCATTTGTACGTGAAAGTACGCCATTGTCACAATCACAAAACGATTCAATGCCCGCAGATTTATCCATGTATGTTCCGGATCAAACAATAATTcgacaaattgaaaaaaaaaagtcgaa GGTTCGGGACTTATTGCAAggtaag GAAAAAATTGATACTCTATTAGCCAGAGCTATTTTTACAAGCGGAATACCACTATCTATTGTTGAACATAAATCTTGGAAACAATTATTCTATACTATTCGACCATCTTACAAATTGCCAAACCGAAAAACTTTATCGACAACTTTGTTAGAAAaggaatttttattacaaaaatttaaagtagaaaataaaatagccgAGTCAAAATGTTTGAGTATCCAATGTGATGGTTGGTCTAATTTAAGACAAGAAGggattataaattttgttattactacTCCAGAGCCTTTTTTCGTGGACTTTATTGATACTGATGGGAAAAGGCACACTGCTGAGTATTTAGCTAGCCAAATAattacagtaataaataaatataatcctaAAAAGTTTGTAGCTTTCATTAGTGACAATGCTAGTAATATTGTTAAGGCTGCTgaaatagttcaaaataaatttgaacataTGTTAATGTTAACATGCGTTTGTcacactttaaatttattagttaaagacatatttaaatgtgatCAATTACAAACATTTGATACAAAAGTCgtctcaataataaaaacaataaaatatagccaGAGACTTTCACACAAAATTCGGAAAATttcaaaggaaaaaaatataaatgtatttgttcaATTGCCAGTGAAAACTCGATGGCAGAGTCACTTGATttgctataaaaatttatttaaactaaaacaagtattaaaattggTAGCAATTGATGAAGATGTAGCGATATTATTTAAGGATcacatttatactattttactggaatctttttggaaaaatgttGATTCAATGATACAACTAATAGAACCTATCGTCAATGCAATTACTCTTCTTGAAGGCGACAAACCCATTATTCATAAAGTTTATCCAacggttaaaaatttaaa attaaaaaacatagttaAACCCGTTCATATTACAGCACATCTTTTAAATCCAGAAACACTTGGTAATGACTTAACTAATGAAGAACATATTGATGTTTctgaatttattaacaattttgggATGAACAGTTATGATTTGAATGATGAAGATTGTCTTACtgagattatatattataaaaataaagaaggaTTATACTCAAAAACTTTTCTATGGAAAACAGTTTCTAAGTTGGAACCTTTAATATGGTGGAAAAGTTTTAACTCAAGGTTGTCCAAGCTagctcaaaaaatattatcaataccaGTTTCTTCGGCTGCAACTGAGAGATCGTTTAGTTCTTTTGCAAATATACATTCTAAAAAACGAAATCGTTTGTTAACTGAGCGTGCTGCGAAATTAACGTATATTTCACACAATTCGAAAACACTTGatcgaaataaaaatgacgAAGATGATAATGATTCGGAAATAGAAGATTTTACACAAAATGAAACAACCCCATTTATTCTTCAACATGGAAATTCATCGCATCATCGTGAAAAAAGTTTCAACTTGAATTTTACTCAAGAAGAGAGTGATTTGGACTTTGAAAGCTCTGAAACAGAAATTGAGCAATTTTCTCTCCATGACACTGACACAAGTTTGGGATTTAGTTGCACTGACCACGATAGTGACcaagattattaa